In Fusarium oxysporum Fo47 chromosome VII, complete sequence, the following proteins share a genomic window:
- a CDS encoding Alpha/Beta hydrolase protein: MAPQFNPNDFSRFVNFDIFETVYKVVRSHEIACHVLVPKALVEQARDTPTSPRPIIFRIHGGGFISGSSLFPDFFSPWHLQLASRHEAVIVRCDYRLAPEATIDEIIADIDDFLTWTRTKLPEFISGKAKIQVDTTRILSAGDSAGGYLSLITGLNHASDVRAVTASYPLVDAKSHHFTEAYEKPMFRFPQMPASLIDEHKAKLKKGEIPSIISADPQVQRAALMFSYIQNGKVEELIPLNRRDLSILDKIEDGARFPPGGVFVWHGKEDSVVPVEGSIKLADKIKELNPDLTFTLAVCEGDHGFDATSSIDEPWFSEGLKPLVSAWLA; encoded by the coding sequence ATGGCGCCTCAATTCAACCCCAATGATTTCTCCCGCTTTGTCAACTTTGACATCTTCGAGACTGTCTACAAAGTTGTCCGGAGCCACGAGATTGCCTGCCACGTCCTCGTCCCAAAGGCGTTAGTAGAACAAGCTCGAGATACACCGACCAGCCCAAGGCCTATAATATTCCGAATCCATGGCGGCGGCTTCATTTCTGGCTCGAGTCTGTTCCCAGATTTCTTCTCGCCCTGGCATCTTCAGCTTGCGTCGCGTCACGAAGCCGTAATCGTGAGGTGCGACTATAGACTAGCACCTGAGGCCACAATTGATGAAATCATTGCCGACATCGATGACTTCCTGACCTGGACCCGCACTAAGCTCCCGGAATTCATCAGCGGCAAAGCGAAGATTCAAGTGGATACCACACGCATCCTGTCGGCTGGAGACAGCGCAGGCGGTTACCTCAGCCTCATTACCGGCCTGAATCATGCCTCTGATGTTCGAGCTGTGACAGCATCCTACCCCTTGGTTGACGCCAAAAGCCACCACTTCACTGAAGCTTATGAAAAGCCAATGTTTAGGTTCCCCCAAATGCCGGCTAGCCTAATAGATGAGCACAAGGCTAAGCTGAAGAAAGGGGAAATTCCTTCCATCATCTCGGCAGACCCCCAGGTCCAACGTGCCGCGTTGATGTTCAGCTATATCCAGAACGgcaaggttgaagagctcaTTCCCCTCAACCGGAGAGATCTTTCCATTCTGGACAAAATTGAAGATGGTGCCAGATTTCCCCCAGGCGGCGTGTTTGTCTGGCATGGCAAAGAAGATAGCGTTGTGCCGGTGGAAGGCAGCATCAAGCTAGctgacaagatcaaggagctgAACCCAGATCTTACCTTTACGCTTGCTGTATGTGAGGGTGATCATGGTTTCGACGCAACCTCGTCGATTGATGAGCCATGGTTTTCTGAAGGGCTGAAGCCTTTGGTCTCTGCTTGGCTGGCGTAG
- a CDS encoding beta-lactamase/transpeptidase-like protein, whose translation MPSFEEIVHSLRHPDGESSQPLPRVTLGAVNKDGSFYYAKAFGEESDESLATDGVHFIASSTKFVTTVAVMQCVERGQLNLDADISDILPEWKNPQILTGFDEQDRPTFQAATKAITLRHLLTHSSGMTYVHMEPLLTHYDQLPGVEPRRPQSLKERFYTILVERVTSMRLGEYMKRYIFDVVSVHDATFHLEEREDLRERMVNQWERVGQELKIGKCPAADPVTDDLGGGGLYSTVTELLKIYHGVLSEKFLSRETIDLMFQPHLVNIPGLQNQDDYSISYRNAIYNAIPPSTPVSFGLGGLINLSPIPNRRSENSLSWSGMSNCYWWIDSKKGIAGVYLSQLVPTGDQQAIKLLTAFEKFVYMNIL comes from the exons ATGCCATCTTTTGAAGAAATCGTCCACTCCCTTCGTCATCCCGACGGCGAAAGCAGCCAGCCCCTTCCACGAGTTACTCTGGGCGCTGTTAACAAAGACG GCTCTTTCTACTATGCAAAGGCCTTTGGAGAGGAATCGGATGAAAGTCTGGCAACGGATGGAGTACACTTCATCGCATCAAGCACTAAATTTGTCACCACTGTTGCCGTAATGCAATGCGTGGAGAGGGGGCAGCTGAATCTAGACGCGGATATTTCCGACATCTTACCCGAATGGAAAAATCCTCAAATCCTAACAGGGTTCGACGAGCAGGATAGACCAACATTTCAAGCGGCTACCAAAGCCATCACGCTAAG ACATCTTCTAACTCACTCGAGCGGTATGACATATGTGCACATGGAACCGCTCTTAACCCATTACGACCAACTTCCAGGCGTTGAGCCTAGGCGTCCCCAATCGCTT AAAGAAAGGTTTTACACAATTCTG GTTGAGCGAGTTACTTCTATGAGGCTAGGAGAGTATATGAAACGTTATATATTCGACGTTGTATCTGTGCATGATGCCACATTTCATCTGGAAGAACGAGAAGACCTACGAGAACGAATGGTAAACCAGTGGGAAAGAGTGGGACAAGAACTGAAGATCGGGAAATGCCCGGCCGCAGACCCGGTCACCGATGATCTCGGTGGCGGTGGACTGTATTCCACTGTGACcgaacttctcaagatctACCATGGCGTTCTGAGCGAGAAGTTCCTGTCCAGGGAAACAATCGACTTGATGTTTCAGCCACATCTAGTTAACATCCCAGGCCTTCAAAATCAAGATGACTACTCAATCTCCTACCGCAACGCGATTTACAACGCTATCCCGCCTAGTACTCCCGTGAGCTTTGGACTTGGTGGCTTGATCAACTTATCTCCAATACCAAACCGACGCTCAGAAAACTCACTCTCCTGGTCCGGAATGTCGAACTGCTACTGG TGGATTGATAGTAAGAAGGGTATTGCAGGTGTCTACCTATCACAGCTTGTTCCGACAGGTGATCAGCAAGctattaaattattaactGCATTTGAGAAATTTGTTTATAtgaatatattataa
- a CDS encoding NADH:flavin oxidoreductase NADH oxidase family protein codes for MGSITPQSESRLFKPLKIGNVTLQHRIVLAPMTRNRNDDDHTPVPLMEKYYADRASTPGTLIISEATSISHAEEGQRNIPGFVSDRQVAAWSKIIQGVHAKGSFYFQQIWGVGRSSTPDYIAQRGFPYRSSSDVPMEGSDAAPRAMTEEEILQTIQDFVDTAKRVVAAGGDGVGIHAGYGYLLHQFLSDAVNKRTDKWGGSIENRSRLTLDVVKAIVAAIGAEKVAIRLSPYVGFHEAIESDIYELYTYLVGELKKMDVKFAYLSLIEATGDPAVIVLGAEAPNKGKTLDFILEAWDNLSPVIVAGGYEPETAGLALDDHYKKWDVLIAFGRHFLANPDLVFRVKNGVELNKYNRATFYLNPTGGVLVRYNDYPFSKEFLKVYKLD; via the exons ATGGGCTCCATCACCCCCCAATCCGAGTCCAGGCTCTTCAAGCCCTTGAAGATCGGCAATGTCACTCTCCAACATCGTATTGTCTTAGCTCCTATGACCCGCAACCGCAACGACGACGACCACACACCTGTACCCCTCATGGAGAAGTACTACGCCGACCGCGCCTCCACGCCCGGCACATTAATCATTTCCGAGGCCACTTCTATTTCTCACGCCGAAGAGGGACAGCGAAACATCCCCGGTTTTGTCAGCGACCGCCAGGTTGCGGCTTGGAGCAAGATTATCCAAGGCGTCCACGCCAAGGGCTCTTTTTACTTCCAGCAGATCTGGGGTGTTGGGCGATCTTCCACACCGGACTATATCGCCCAGCGCGGTTTCCCATACCGATCTAGCAGTGATGTGCCCATGGAGGGTTCTGATGCTGCTCCCAGAGCTAtgacggaggaggagatccTTCAGACCATCCAGGACTTTGTTGATACCGCCAAGAGGGTTGTTGCCGCTGGTGGGGATGGTGTTGGGATTCATGCCGGATACGGTTATCTCCTCCATCAGTTCCTCTCTGACGCTGTCAACAAACGCACCGACAAGTGGGGTGGTTCCATCGAGAACCGATCACGACTCACCCTCGACGTAGTCAAGGCCATCGTTGCAGCAATCGGCGCCGAGAAAGTGGCTATTCGCCTATCTCCATATGTCGGATTccatgaagccatcgagtCCGACATCTACGAGTTGTACACGTACCTCGTCGgagagctcaagaagatggatgtgAAATTCGCATACCTCTCTCTCATCGAGGCGACAGGTGATCCCGCTGTTATTGTTCTCGGTGCCGAGGCACCCAACAAAGGCAAGACCTTGGATTTCATTCTCGAGGCCTGGGACAACCTGTCGCCCGTTATCGTCGCGGGAGGTTACGAGCCCGAGACTGCGGGATTGGCGTTGGATGACCACTACAAGAAGTGGGATGTGCTCATCGCATTTGGTCGACACTTTTTGGCCAACCCTGACTTGGTCTTTAGGGTCAAGAATGGCGTTGAGTTGAATAAGTATAATAGGGCGACTTTTTACCTCAACCCTACTGGGGGAGTATTAGTTC GCTATAACGACTACCCATTTAGTAAGGAGTTCTTAAAGGTGTATAAGTTAGATTAG
- a CDS encoding Mss4-like protein yields the protein MFASNFTIADTHLEHLRGQENLKTFAQSKTIASGSLMTNYFCSTCGTLMYRVGAAFPGHSILRIGTVDDFNLHETKLKPRVEQFIEDRVCWLSSAQGVKQQVGIAFKPRKRAGVL from the coding sequence ATGTTCGCATCCAACTTTACCATCGCCGACACTCACTTGGAGCATCTGCGCGGGCAGGAAAACCTCAAGACGTTTGCTCAATCGAAAACGATCGCATCGGGCAGCTTGATGACCAACTACTTCTGCTCGACATGCGGAACCTTGATGTATCGTGTCGGTGCGGCGTTCCCGGGCCATAGCATCCTGCGCATTGGCACTGTCGATGATTTCAACTTGCACGAGACAAAGTTGAAGCCTAGAGTCGAGCAGTTTATTGAAGACCGCGTGTGCTGGCTCTCTAGTGCGCAGGGGGTAAAGCAGCAAGTTGGGATTGCATTTAAACCGAGGAAGCGAGCTGGAGTATTGTGA
- a CDS encoding fungal-specific transcription factor domain-containing protein: protein MSTSNRRSYKVRFASGSKYQKVIEAQDPSPSARSSSSPTVSTTSFPRSDLKTQHTKSRYGCLECRVRRVKCDETFPVCLRCQRRGSVCMASKRPAQWQVEVPWLSDMTVFDSWPGDSLPNKRLLQHWVEQASPMLCIDRNNNPLALPLLPYLASSPSLLHAIQSISAGHEVFFSGQALAVCLQERGHAIRLLREDLQNSGTISPLSVLTVFLLGVSSSWIEPQPASWGKEHLDGARALMQFILVDKKARQDSITHLLSGWYLWWDMTCAFLDDTGDSSDQCIMQNILSLEQDHHSFHPIVGFSFELYAMIADIGRYCKRVYEHGLVDSTFDDKEAEQRLLAWSSNRGPKHIQNLSNAYRNHGLLMLYQTRCQTRLQFEDLGPHSPSIAHGQSDSDDRQKKSSSNVLSLALESIENLLEIPLTEPCANFQSLPLLSAAAELTSHDDDWRCKAISQFKMLYSINRVPVQIWSIELLQEIWSLKDSGVGVSWLELSLAKGWKLCFS, encoded by the coding sequence ATGAGCACATCAAATAGGCGTTCTTACAAGGTCCGGTTCGCAAGCGGCAGCAAGTACCAAAAGGTCATCgaagctcaagatccttcGCCGTCCGCTCGCTCGTCCTCTTCGCCAACCGTCTCCACCACGTCCTTTCCCCGCAGTGACTTAAAAACTCAGCACACTAAAAGCCGGTATGGGTGCCTGGAATGCCGAGTCAGGCGTGTCAAATGTGATGAGACCTTTCCGGTGTGTCTCCGGTGCCAACGTCGTGGCTCTGTTTGTATGGCCAGTAAACGCCCAGCGCAATGGCAGGTTGAGGTGCCCTGGTTATCCGATATGACCGTTTTCGACTCGTGGCCTGGTGATAGTCTTCCTAACAAGAGGTTGCTTCAACACTGGGTCGAGCAGGCCAGCCCGATGCTGTGTATTGACCGCAATAATAACCCACTAGCCCTGCCCCTTCTGCCATATTTGGCCTCAAGTCCCTCGCTTCTACATGCAATACAAAGCATCAGCGCCGGTCACGAGGTCTTTTTCAGTGGACAAGCTCTCGCTGTCTGTCTCCAAGAGCGTGGCCATGCTATACGGCTCCTCCGCGAAGACCTGCAGAATTCTGGAACCATATCGCCCCTTTCTGTACTTACCGTCTTCCTACTCGGAGTATCCTCTTCGTGGATCGAGCCCCAGCCCGCCTCGTGGGGCAAAGAACACCTGGACGGCGCACGCGCACTCATGCAGTTCATCCTTGTCGATAAAAAGGCTAGACAAGACTCCATCACTCATCTCTTATCCGGTTGGTACCTCTGGTGGGACATGACGTGCGCGTTTCTTGATGACACTGGTGATTCCTCAGACCAATGTATCATGCAAAATATACTGTCCCTTGAGCAGGACCATCACTCCTTCCATCCAATAGTAGGTTTCTCCTTCGAGCTCTATGCCATGATAGCCGATATTGGCCGGTACTGTAAGCGGGTTTATGAGCACGGCCTGGTAGATTCCACTTTTGATGATAAGGAGGCCGAGCAGCGACTGCTGGCCTGGTCGTCGAACCGCGGGCCGAAGCATATCCAGAACCTCAGCAATGCCTATCGGAACCATGGGCTGCTGATGCTATATCAAACGCGCTGCCAAACACGTCTTCAATTCGAAGATCTTGGGCCACACTCGCCATCAATCGCTCATGGCCAGTCTGACTCTGATGATAGGCAAAAGAAATCTTCATCTAACGTCCTGTCTCTTGCTTTGGAATCAATAGAAAATCTGCTGGAGATCCCGCTCACTGAGCCTTGCGCCAACTTTCAATCTCTGCCTCTACTCAGCGCTGCAGCCGAGCTCACCTCTCATGACGATGATTGGAGGTGTAAAGCCATCTCGCAATTTAAGATGCTCTACTCTATCAATCGGGTCCCAGTCCAGATTTGGTCCATCGAACTACTGCAAGAAATCTGGTCCTTGAAAGATAGTGGTGTTGGCGTGTCTTGGTTGGAATTAAGTCTCGCAAAAGGTTGGAAGCTTTGCTTTTCCTAA
- a CDS encoding Alpha/Beta hydrolase protein — protein MSTPYDRVKGSEEHILDIGEGRQLAFAHNGPPASRVVVLSFTGLNSVGSVPDVPEPCREVGVHWIHPTLPGMGKSSARTPGDKYHVALVRDMTTLLNHLYPTGDFDKLYVCGGSYGTVQAQMIYGAPYDRFPAGRKIAGCVLMGGFSPFKYHVDYASTLTWHSWISVGPPSQFIPFHILQRSLSTVLASKFKTLDGAKGFLDQILFSKMDGDERKKLAEFLANRGQTEEEFIEAFAKGGIRCCEQWGGFHEVSDVIHSDWGFEPAKLDDDHASRPVLIVGSDKDPQGGSTNGWLAANYKTSRLKTVPGGHLASLYYLDEIWREIFEMSREGGL, from the coding sequence ATGAGCACCCCATACGACAGAGTCAAAGGCTCCGAGGAGCACATTCTCGACATCGGGGAGGGTCGGCAGCTCGCCTTTGCCCACAACGGCCCTCCCGCCTCTCGCGTCGTCGTGCTAAGCTTCACCGGCCTTAACAGCGTCGGCTCCGTCCCGGATGTGCCCGAGCCATGTCGGGAGGTGGGCGTGCACTGGATCCATCCCACGCTGCCCGGCATGGGCAAGTCGAGTGCTAGGACGCCGGGCGACAAGTACCACGTAGCACTCGTACGGGACATGACGACCCTCCTCAATCACCTATATCCGACGGGCGACTTTGACAAGCTGTACGTCTGCGGTGGGTCGTACGGTACGGTACAGGCGCAGATGATCTACGGCGCTCCGTATGACCGCTTTCCGGCGGGCCGCAAGATCGCCGGATGTGTTCTCATGGGCGGCTTCTCCCCGTTCAAGTATCACGTCGACTACGCCAGCACGCTCACATGGCATAGCTGGATCAGCGTGGGACCGCCGTCGCAGTTCATCCCCTTCCACATCCTGCAGCGCTCCCTCAGCACCGTCCTCGCGTCCAAGTTCAAGACGTTAGACGGCGCCAAGGGCTTCCTCGACCAAATCCTGTTCTCCAAGATGGACGGCGACGAGCGCAAGAAACTGGCCGAATTTCTCGCCAACAGGGGCCAGACAGAGGAGGAGTTTATCGAGGCGTTCGCCAAGGGAGGCATCCGGTGCTGCGAGCAATGGGGCGGCTTCCACGAGGTGTCGGATGTGATCCACTCGGATTGGGGCTTTGAACCCGCCAAGCTCGACGATGACCACGCATCTCGGCCAGTGCTGATTGTGGGATCCGATAAGGACCCCCAGGGTGGAAGCACAAACGGGTGGCTGGCTGCCAACTATAAGACCTCGAGACTCAAGACGGTTCCAGGAGGGCACCTCGCATCCTTGTACTACCTGGACGAGATTTGGCGCGAGATATTTGAGATGAGCCGAGAAGGTGGCCTTTAG